The nucleotide sequence GTTTCCTGGATTCCCACAAAGAACCGATAATATTCGTTCTCCGACTCTACGGGAAACATCGGCTCATAGGTAAAGACAGCAATCAGGGTAGTTGACCCACTCTTGAGTTTACGTGCTGCCATATTGGGCACGTAACCCAACCGTTCAGCACATTCAAGAATCTTCTCCTTGGTCTGTTTCCCAACCCTGATACTCTTGCCGTCCTTCCCATTGAGGACAGCAGAGACTGATGCATATGATACATGGGCCTCTCTGGCGACATCTTGCAGCGTGACCCGTTTGAACGTCTTCATCCTAAAAATGCTCCTGCAGTACGCAGTTTAGCATGTAAAACGTCCATGGGTATATGAAAAAGATCCTTTCCTGTCTCAATGGCTACCGCAACTGCGGTACCAGCTCCCTGCCCTATCGCACCACTGGAAGGACTGACACGGAGGCTAGCGTGCGCTGCAAACTCGCAGCTGATGTTCCGTCCTGCTGCCAATACATTGGAGACTTGTTCATTGAGCAGACTCCCGAGGGGAATGGTGTAATACCCACCATCCCTGAGGAAACAGGAATCAGTGGAAGCACCATCAGGAGAGTGGATATCGATGGGATACCCACACGCTGAAATGGCATCATCAAAAACTCTCTCAGAGAGCAGATCCTCTACAGAAATCCTGTAGAACCCTTTCAGACGGCGAGAACTGCGTACCCCGATACGTGGTCCACTATAGGTCATTCTTGCCTGCTCGAATCCTGGAATATGTTTTTTCAGGAACCCATACAACTCCCAAACCTGGCGCCGACCTTCCATCTCTGCTTCACTGAGCTGGATGGGATCAACAGGATTCTTTTCCAGGACACGGGTCATATTCACGATGACCTCATTCTTGGCATTGCTCTCAAAGCAAAGCACGATATCCCGATCAAAGGTAATTTCTCCTGATTCCATACCTTGTCGCATGATATCCTGAAACCCCGAGAAAGAGAGTCTGCTTGAGCGATGCTGAATTCCTGGTTTTGGAGCAAGGAAGGGGAATAACTCCACGTTTGTGTCCATCAGGTTTCTGATCGTCTGTATGTCTACATCGACGAGCTTGAAGTTCATCGTCATCGGCTGGTCTTTCCCATCCTCTTCCCTGCCCTGCTCGAAGGGGATATCGGCCATGGCGATCAAGTCTGCGTCCCCTGAAGCGTCAATGAAGTAGGAAGAATCAAGGGAGAAGAGGTTTCCGGCACAGAGACAGGTAATGCTCTTCAGTGCTCCCTGAACGGGAACGGCCTCTACCACAGTGGTGTGATAAAGCAACTGTACCCCTGCTTCCTGAACCATCAGCTCCAACTCCCGCTTCATGCCCTCAGCATCGAAGGGAGTAACAGTGTAGGTATATCCCGTAGAATCAGGAATATGCCCTACAGAGAGGCCTTTGTCCACCAACCGCTGTATCATTTCATCAACCAGACCACGAACCACCTGGGTTTCCCCAGCATGGAATGTCATCATGGGACCGGTCCCTCCGGCAGTGAGACTTCCCCCGAGGAAGCCTTCTTCCTCGATAAGCAAAACGCTTAGCCCTTCCCTGCCGGCCGCTGTTGCTGCCATGCTCCCGGCGATCCCTCCGCCGACAACTATCAAATCAAAGTGTGTATCATAGAGTGCATTCATGTAATTATCCTTATTTATTTCAAGCCTGTGTTCACCATGGCATCGGTGACTTTCTGTTGGAACAGCAGATAGACCACCATGATAGGCATAATTGACAGGGTAGTAGCGGCCAACTGTAGATGCCATTGGGGAAGCCCATAGGTATCATTGAAGTTGGTCAAAGAGAGCGGGAGTGTAAAATTCTCCAAGGAACTGATGAATACCAGTGGCTCAAGATAGGTATTCCATACAGCAATAAAGGCAAGAATAGCCACAGAACTGAGCACGGGAGTGGCAATAGGAAGCATAATCTTCAAGAAGATCCCCAACGGATTCAAACCATCGATTCTTGCGGCTTCTTCCAGCTCATTGGGTACCGTCACATAGAACTGTCTGAGCATAAATGTCGAGAAGGCTCCCTGACTTCCGAAGATCGGCAACAGCATCAGGGGAACCAAGGTATCCAAGGCACCCCACCCCCGCATCTGGAAGAAAAGGGGGATGATGGTTACCTCAATAGGCATCATCAGGGCTGTCAGCAATAGCAGGAACGCAGCATTTCGCAAGGGAAAGCGCATCCGTGCAAACGCATACCCCGCCAAGGCAGCAAGCAAGACATTGCCTGCAGTTCCTACGAAGGCGACCGCCAATGTATTCAGATAGTGCCTTGCAAAGGGCTGGACGGTAAAAATATCATGGTAATTTGAGAATGCCCAGGAAGAAGGAAGCAACCTTGGCACTCCAAATATCTCGGCACTCGTATTGAGTGAGTTCACTACCATCCACCAGAAAGGATAGACGAACAAAAGGGTCAGCAATGCTACAAGCAAGGCATAGGGAGCCTGTTTTATATACTTACGATTCATAGAATGAAATCCTTTTTCTGGAGAACCACTGCAGGGCGGTCAAGACGAGTACAATCAGGAACAACACAACAGCCAAGGCTGAGGCAAAACCGGTATCGAACATACGGAACGCCTGATGGTAGATATAGTAGACCATGACCATAGTGGATCCCTCCGGGCCCCCATCGGTCATCAACTTGATAGTATCAAAGACACGCATCGAGCCAATGATGGTGACAATCGCAACCATCATGACGGTGGGCATCAACAGAGGAAGCTTTATCTTGAAAAAGAGCGTAAAACGCTTTGCTCCATCAATGCGAGCCGCCTCAATGACATCGCCGGGCATATTAAGCACAGCTCCCATAAAAATAAGCACGTTCATTCCCAAGTTCTTCATGACCCTGTTGACGATGACACTTGCCATCGCCCACCCTTTCTCAAAGAGCCAGTTCGGCCCTTCTATCCCAATAAGGGAGAGGAACCAGTTGATCGGTCCTGCATCCCCTCCTTGTAAGAGATACTTCCAGACAATTGCCCAAGCCACTCCACTGGTGACCACAGGCAGGAAGATAATTCCCCTTACAAACCTGGTTCCCAGCTTGCCTCCTCCTAGATAGAGGGCTAGCAGGAGACTGAATGCCAGGTTGAGAGGAACCACACCTGCACTGAAGATCAAGGTATTCACCAGTGACTTGGAGAAGAGTGGGTCTGCAAACAGCAGACGGAAATTCTCCAGTCCATTGAACACGCTTGTTCCAAAGAGCAGATTCTTCTCCTGTACACTGTACAGGAACACTGAAATCAGTGGGAGCAGGACAAAGAACACGAATCCTGCCATCTGTGGGGTTATGAATGCCCATCCAATGATGGCATCCCGCCGATGATTTGCTTTCAAGGAATGTTGTTTCATTCGTCCATACTCCTACCCACCTTACTTACTATTTGATGTACTTTGCATAGACTGCAGCTACATCATCGAGGATGGCACCTACATTGACATTCTTCTGCCAGAGCTTGTCAAACACCATCTTCGACTCCACCTCAATTTGGGGATACTTCACATGACTGGGAAGTACACGGCCGGTCTTGATGGATGCAGCAACTGCATTCTGCATTTGCTCCTTGCTTACACTCTTGTTGCTGGTCAAGAAGGCCTCTGACTCAAGAACAGACTTTCTTGCTGGTGGCCAAATACCACTCATTGCAGCAACTGAGTCCTTGTTGGTCATATAGGCAACCAATTCACTGGCGAGAGCCACCTGCTTACCCTTGGAGTGAGCACCGATGGCAGCCTGACCAATAACAGGGGATTTCCCTTCAGGACCAGAAGGCATTGGTGCAATTCCCCATGCGAATGCAGCATCGTTGAGCTTGGATACGCGGCTGATCTGCCCAACGGTCATGGCAGCATTCCCAGCAAAGAAGTCGCTCTGGTTCCCTGGAGGAACTACTGAAACATCCTGGTAGACCATGTCATGGAAAAGTTGTACAGCAGCGACAGAGGCCTCACTATTGATCAGAACTTGTCCATCATCAGTCCAGAAATCACCACCATAGGAACGGACAATCGGTGCAAGGTTATGGAGGATACGGGCATCATAGCCTTGTCCATCAACTGTCTGGAATCCCCAAACACCGGTCTTCTCCTTGATTGTCTTACTTACCATCTTGAAAGCATCCCAATCCCAAGCACCTTCAGCTGCATACTGCTCTGGATTTTTCACCCCAGCCTTGGAAAACAGGTCCTCGTTGTAAAGAATGAAAAAGGGAGAGGTGGAAAAAGGAATTGCATACACATTCCCATCCTTGCTCCATAGTTCAAGAGCATCACTGGAGATATCCTGGGGGTAATAGGCCTTCATACCATCATTCAGATTGGCAAGCAATCCGCTTTCAATGAATGCAGGAGCTGCTGTCTCAAGAACCCAAAATAAGTCCGGACCATTCTGACCTTGGAGCTCCAAGGAAAGCTTGGTGTTGTACTCTGCGAAAGGAATGGATTCAAAGGTAGCATCAATCTCGATACCCTTCTGTGCAGCAAATCCCTGTACAAAGGAGTCGAGCAGAGCAATCTGATCAGGGTTGCTGGTCCATGTGGCGATGGTCATCGATACAGGACCGCTAGGAGCTGATTCTTCCTTAGCGCCAGCAGCAAATGCCATACCCATGGCAAGAAAGAGAACGAGCATGAAGGCCAGTAGACGCACTACTCCCTTCGTTTGGTTTGTTTTCATACAATCCTCCTAAAGTGTTTGATTAATCATTTAATCAGTCACTGTATGGTACATCTGGTTTAGACATCCGTCAATAAAAAAATGCAACTCTCCGAAGAAAGCTGCATGCAACAAGAAATACCTGTGTACTAAGCCAAGAGAACCAAGCTCAATGCCATAACCATCATACCAGCGATAACACCGGCAATTGCAATGTGGTGTTCTCCGTACTCCTCAGCAGTGGGAAGCAGTTCATCCAAACTGATGTAAACCATGATACCTGCCACCGAAGCAAATACAAACCCGAAGGTGATGTCATTGAACCACGCTCGCAGGAGGAAGTAGCCGATGACTGCCCCTACCGGTTCAGCGAGGCCACTGAGCAAGCTCAACCAGAAGGCTTTCTTCCGACTCTTGGTCGCATAGTAGATCGGGGCTGCAACGGCGACACCCTCAGGAATATTATGGATTGCGATAGCTACAGCAATACTGATACCCAGGCTTGGGTCGGAAAGCCCTGCCATGAAAGTAGCTAAGCCTTCGGGAAAGTTATGGATTGCAATGGCGAGTGCGCTGAAGAAACCCATTCTCATCAGGCGAGCATCATCACCTGCTTTCACTGGTTTCAAGTCACCAGGAACGCCTTTCATTTCATGTGGGTTTTCATACTCAGGAATAAGCTTGTCAATGATGGCAATAAGGGCAATACCGGCAAAGAATGCAATACTGGTCAACCAGTACCCCTGCTTCGGACCCATTGCTGATTCAAGTGCTTCACGAGCCTTGACGAAAATTTCAATCATCGCCACATAGATCATAACTCCTGCTGAAAATCCGAGTGCAGCAGCAAGGAAACGCGGATTGAATTTCTTGGAGAAAAAGCTCATCAAAGAGCCAACCCCTGTACCCAACCCTGCAAAAATGGTCAATCCAAAGGCGACCAGAAGTGTTGAACTAGAAACATCATACATAGCGAGAATCTCCCGACATTGCGTGCGATACCTAACCCTATCACGAGCAGGAATTCAGAGCAACAGGAACTGATTGACTGTAGGAGAGATTCCCAGTAGCGTAGTCATACAACAGGAGGAGTGAACACAGGTGAAAAGAGAAAGCAACACCCATCTCTTCAATTCAATAGCTCCCACCTATGGGTTATTCTTTCATTACCAGAAGAAGCGGTACGCGAATAACATCTTGACGACGAGAGAAATCATTGACCTCTCCTCCTATAACAGCATAATTGATGTTGGCTGTGGGACCGGAGCCTTCTGTAGTGCCCTTGCCAACCTGAATCTGGAAGTAACCGGTATCGACCCAGCATCTAAGATGCTTGCAATCGCAAGAAAGAAAACCGACAAAGACAATATCACATTCCTGGAAGCAGATGTATTGGATGGACTGCCCTTCCATGACAACCAGTTCGATATTGCCATTGCCAGCTACGTCGCCCATGGAATGGAAAGGGAACAGAGAAAGAAGCTCTACAAGGAAATGAGCCGTATCGCCAAGCATCTGGTGATCATTCATGACTACAACAAGAACCGCTCTCCCTTTACCAGCCTTATCGAATGGCTGGAAGGAGGTGACTATTTCCACTTCATCAAGCATGCAGAGACTGAGATGAGAGACTGTCTCTCTGAGATGAAGCAGTGCTTCAAGCACGTGGAAGTTCTCCCGATTGCTGAGCGTGCCAATTGGTACATCTGTACCCCTAATTGAGAATCATGGACAAATCAATCTATATGTATAGATACATAGTATAGTTTACAAATTTTACAAACTGCTCATCCTAGCTTTCCAAAATCTTGTAACGTTTCGACCCTTCATCTATAGGATGGTATAGAAACAGGTATACCCGCAACCAAAACGATTCAACCAAGACCTTTATACCACTAACTCATAGCAATACAAGAATATCGATTCTTTTTGCAACTTTTGCCTACCCCTTCCCTGTTCCATACTGGGTAAAAACAGGAAAAGGAGTAGCATATGAAAGAAAAACAAGAAGAAACAAAGGGAGAACGTACCAAGGTCATAATCCTCAGTGGATTTGCCCTGGTGGTACTGTTCATCTTCGCCTTCGGCTGTTACGGATGCAGTTATCAGCCAATTACCCCTCCCGACCCGGAAGAGGCAATTGATGTAACGTCACGTCTCATTGGATCAAGCTGGGTCCTTGATGATGCTCAGGGAGAACAAGAAGGGTTGGATGAACTACACAATATGGTTCTGGATTCAATTCTATTCAGTGATCGCCAGACTAATCCGTATGAAGAGCTCTCACTATCCTTGCAGTTTGCCGATGTACCACCACTCTCAGGCTCTCTTCTTTATCAAGAAGATTCTGGCTTCTTGCTTTCCATTGAGAACGCTCCCTATCCAGTGATTGTTGTGTATTCACAGAGCAAGGATGGTAAAACCGAAACGCTCACGCTCAAGGGACAAGAAAGCAACATTCAGTGCTACTACTTGAAAAAATAATCATTTATGCAGATATTATGATTAGAACGATTAATCATTGGCACTCGGCCAATGCTTGATCGTTCAATAAGGATAGATGCATATGACACAATATATACCACAGGACCTGCTGTTCTACTCAACGGACCAGTCGGTCATGACCACTCCCTTCCTGATTGAAATGCTTGACTCAGCCTTGATTGAGCACATCCAGATGGGAAACATTGAAACGGCCTACGGGGTACTGGAGATGAGTATCAACCTGACCCAGACCTTGGAAGACAACACCTTGAGCGAAGCTGAAGGAAAGGACCTGCTTCACAAGGTAAAACTGGCAATGAACAAAGGCAACATAGCAAAAGCAAAACAACACATGGTGGAGTTTGCTTTACGGTAGAACAGAATCCTTGTGAAATTGGAAGGGGGTCTTTCGCAAAGCGAGAGACCCCTATTCTTACCCTTCATTGTTTTTATCTTCCGATACTGTAGTACTCCACCCCGGCTTCCAGCATAGCCCTGCTGTCAAAGAGGTTTCTCCCATCATATACCAGAGCAGTCCTCATCAAGGTCTTGAACGCTGAAGGGTTCATCTCCCTGATTTCCTGCCAATCGGTGAAGATAAAGCATACTTGTGCACCCCTCAAGGCATCCTCAACAGTCCGTGAGTATTCCATAGGAAATTGATACTGGCGTTTGCAGTTCTCTTCTGCCACTGGATCGAATGCAATAATCTCTGCACCTTGCTCCAGCAGGAGCGGGATATTGTAAACCGCTGGAGACTCACGGAGGTCATCGGTGCCTGACTTGAAAGCAAGACCCAATACGGCAACCTTTATCCCGTTGAAGGTGATCATGCGGTTGGCAGCCTTTCGGTACAGTTTGTATCGTTGCTCATTGTTCACATCTACGGCAGCGGTTACTGTTCTCAGGTTGTAGCCGTACTGGGCAGCAAGGTATTGCAGCGCCTTGGTATCCTTGGGGAAGCAACTTCCTCCATATCCAATACCAGCCTTTAGGAAGCGGGAACCGATGCGTTTGTCGTAGCTCATGCCAAGGGCTACGTCCTCAATATTTGCACCAACAAGTTCACAAAGGTTGGCTAGGTCATTCATATAGGAGATCTTGAGCGCCAAAAAGTCGTTGGAGGCATATTTGGTCATCTCAGCACTTCTCCGGCTCACTGCCACGATGGGAAGATTGAAGGGCTCATATAGCTCTCTGAGGATTGTCTCAGAGTGCTTGTCCTCGATCCCGATCACAATACGCTGGGCATGCATCATATCATGCACAGCTGTTCCCTGTGCAAGGAATTCTGGGTTGGAAGCAACCTCAATACGAA is from uncultured Sphaerochaeta sp. and encodes:
- a CDS encoding FAD-dependent oxidoreductase, with the protein product MNALYDTHFDLIVVGGGIAGSMAATAAGREGLSVLLIEEEGFLGGSLTAGGTGPMMTFHAGETQVVRGLVDEMIQRLVDKGLSVGHIPDSTGYTYTVTPFDAEGMKRELELMVQEAGVQLLYHTTVVEAVPVQGALKSITCLCAGNLFSLDSSYFIDASGDADLIAMADIPFEQGREEDGKDQPMTMNFKLVDVDIQTIRNLMDTNVELFPFLAPKPGIQHRSSRLSFSGFQDIMRQGMESGEITFDRDIVLCFESNAKNEVIVNMTRVLEKNPVDPIQLSEAEMEGRRQVWELYGFLKKHIPGFEQARMTYSGPRIGVRSSRRLKGFYRISVEDLLSERVFDDAISACGYPIDIHSPDGASTDSCFLRDGGYYTIPLGSLLNEQVSNVLAAGRNISCEFAAHASLRVSPSSGAIGQGAGTAVAVAIETGKDLFHIPMDVLHAKLRTAGAFLG
- a CDS encoding carbohydrate ABC transporter permease, which translates into the protein MNRKYIKQAPYALLVALLTLLFVYPFWWMVVNSLNTSAEIFGVPRLLPSSWAFSNYHDIFTVQPFARHYLNTLAVAFVGTAGNVLLAALAGYAFARMRFPLRNAAFLLLLTALMMPIEVTIIPLFFQMRGWGALDTLVPLMLLPIFGSQGAFSTFMLRQFYVTVPNELEEAARIDGLNPLGIFLKIMLPIATPVLSSVAILAFIAVWNTYLEPLVFISSLENFTLPLSLTNFNDTYGLPQWHLQLAATTLSIMPIMVVYLLFQQKVTDAMVNTGLK
- a CDS encoding sugar ABC transporter permease, whose amino-acid sequence is MKQHSLKANHRRDAIIGWAFITPQMAGFVFFVLLPLISVFLYSVQEKNLLFGTSVFNGLENFRLLFADPLFSKSLVNTLIFSAGVVPLNLAFSLLLALYLGGGKLGTRFVRGIIFLPVVTSGVAWAIVWKYLLQGGDAGPINWFLSLIGIEGPNWLFEKGWAMASVIVNRVMKNLGMNVLIFMGAVLNMPGDVIEAARIDGAKRFTLFFKIKLPLLMPTVMMVAIVTIIGSMRVFDTIKLMTDGGPEGSTMVMVYYIYHQAFRMFDTGFASALAVVLFLIVLVLTALQWFSRKRISFYES
- a CDS encoding sugar ABC transporter substrate-binding protein, with the protein product MKTNQTKGVVRLLAFMLVLFLAMGMAFAAGAKEESAPSGPVSMTIATWTSNPDQIALLDSFVQGFAAQKGIEIDATFESIPFAEYNTKLSLELQGQNGPDLFWVLETAAPAFIESGLLANLNDGMKAYYPQDISSDALELWSKDGNVYAIPFSTSPFFILYNEDLFSKAGVKNPEQYAAEGAWDWDAFKMVSKTIKEKTGVWGFQTVDGQGYDARILHNLAPIVRSYGGDFWTDDGQVLINSEASVAAVQLFHDMVYQDVSVVPPGNQSDFFAGNAAMTVGQISRVSKLNDAAFAWGIAPMPSGPEGKSPVIGQAAIGAHSKGKQVALASELVAYMTNKDSVAAMSGIWPPARKSVLESEAFLTSNKSVSKEQMQNAVAASIKTGRVLPSHVKYPQIEVESKMVFDKLWQKNVNVGAILDDVAAVYAKYIK
- the zupT gene encoding zinc transporter ZupT — translated: MYDVSSSTLLVAFGLTIFAGLGTGVGSLMSFFSKKFNPRFLAAALGFSAGVMIYVAMIEIFVKAREALESAMGPKQGYWLTSIAFFAGIALIAIIDKLIPEYENPHEMKGVPGDLKPVKAGDDARLMRMGFFSALAIAIHNFPEGLATFMAGLSDPSLGISIAVAIAIHNIPEGVAVAAPIYYATKSRKKAFWLSLLSGLAEPVGAVIGYFLLRAWFNDITFGFVFASVAGIMVYISLDELLPTAEEYGEHHIAIAGVIAGMMVMALSLVLLA
- a CDS encoding class I SAM-dependent methyltransferase, whose product is MKRESNTHLFNSIAPTYGLFFHYQKKRYANNILTTREIIDLSSYNSIIDVGCGTGAFCSALANLNLEVTGIDPASKMLAIARKKTDKDNITFLEADVLDGLPFHDNQFDIAIASYVAHGMEREQRKKLYKEMSRIAKHLVIIHDYNKNRSPFTSLIEWLEGGDYFHFIKHAETEMRDCLSEMKQCFKHVEVLPIAERANWYICTPN
- a CDS encoding UDP-glucose/GDP-mannose dehydrogenase family protein — its product is MRLTIAGTGYVGLVAGVCFAHVGHQVTCVDIDEKKVAMLNKGISPIYETDLEEFLQEGLQKGLLSFTTDYQSAYRDPDVIFIGVGTPELPDGSANLSYVASVARQIAESVERDCLVVVKSTVPVGTNDKVEQFIKDSLVHPVRIEVASNPEFLAQGTAVHDMMHAQRIVIGIEDKHSETILRELYEPFNLPIVAVSRRSAEMTKYASNDFLALKISYMNDLANLCELVGANIEDVALGMSYDKRIGSRFLKAGIGYGGSCFPKDTKALQYLAAQYGYNLRTVTAAVDVNNEQRYKLYRKAANRMITFNGIKVAVLGLAFKSGTDDLRESPAVYNIPLLLEQGAEIIAFDPVAEENCKRQYQFPMEYSRTVEDALRGAQVCFIFTDWQEIREMNPSAFKTLMRTALVYDGRNLFDSRAMLEAGVEYYSIGR